The Gammaproteobacteria bacterium genomic interval GCGCGAACAGATGCCCGTGTGGCGGACGCAGTATGACGGCGTGGAAGACATGACCGTGGCGGTAATGGGCTGCGTCGTCAACGGCCCCGGCGAGAGCAAGCACGCCAACATCGGCATCAGTCTGCCCGGCACCGGCGAATCTCCGATCGCACCGGTGTACATCGACGGCAAGCGGGCCATGATTCTTAAAGGCGAGCGAATTGCGCAACAGTTCCAGCAACTGGTCGAGGACTACATAGAGCAACATTACGGCGCGAAGGGCGCCATCGCACAGGGCGGTTAGCGTTACGCAGATCGTCAGTGATACATGTCCTCTTCACTGACCTTGCCGCGAAACACGTAATACGCGTGTGCGGTGTAGATCAGAATTACCGGCACGATGATCGCTGTACCCACCAGGATGAACAACTGCGACTCCGGCGGCGCGGCGACTTCCCAGATCGTCAACGTGCGCGGCACGATGTAAGGCCACAGGCTGACGGCGAGGCCAAAGAGCGTTAGCACGTAAAGACCCACGCACAGCAGGAACGGCCGCCATTCGTGATCCTGCCTGAGCGCGCCGTAAAGAGCGAACGCCGCGATTCCCGTGAGTACGGGCACTGGCGACAGCCACAGCAGATTCGGCCAGCTGAACCAGCGCGCCGCGATCTCCGGTTCCGCAAGTGGCGTCCAGATGCTGATCAGGACGATGAAACCCAGCATCACGAACAGAAGCCTGCTTGCTACGCCCCGCGCATGTTTTTGCAGCGCGCCTTCGGTCTTGACCAGCAGCCAGCAGGAACCGAGTAGTGAGTAACCGCACACGACGGCGATCCCGGTGACGAGGCTGAACGGCGATAGCCAGGCGATGCCGCCGCCCACGTACTCGCGCCCCTCGATGTCGAAGCCCAGCACGTAGGCGCCCAGCACAATGCCCTGGCAGAACGCAGCGGTGATGGAGCCCGCGATGAATGACCAGTCCCAGATTTTGCGCCATTTGTCGCCACGCTCCGCCTTGAAGCGGAATTCGAATGCGACGCCGCGGAACACCAGCGCGATCAGCATGACAATCAGCGGCAGGTAGAGGACCGGCAACAGCAGCGCGAACGCCGTGGGAAAAGCCGCGAACAGCGCCGTGCCGCCGAGCACCAGCCACGTCTGATTGCCGTCCCACACCGGCGAGACGCTGCCCATCATCAGGTCGCGCTCCGCATCGTCCCTGACGAAGGGAAACAGAATGCCGATCCCGAGCGAGAAGCCGTCCAGCAGCACGTACATCGTGATGCCGAAGGCGATGATGCCGGCCCAGATTAGCGGCAAGTCCATCAGCCGTAGAACGCCGGCGCAGTGGTGGCGGCGCGCGCGCTACCCGCATCCGGCATCGTGCCCTTGGGCCCGCGACGAATCATGAACAGCAAAAACCATAGAAAAGCACCGAACAGCGCCGTGTATACGCCGATGAACACCATCAACGAGAACGCGACCTCGCCGCCGGTGATGTTGTTCGACACCGCATCGCTGGTGCGCAACAGGCCCTGTACGGTCCAGGGCTGGCGGCCCGTTTCTGTCGTAAGCCAGCCCGCGAGCACGGCGATAAACCCGATCGGACTAGCCCACATCATCATCCGCAGATACGCGCGGCTGAACTCGCCGCGCCGCCGCAGAACTCGATACGCGCCGTACCAGGAGAGCGCCAGCATCAGCCCGCCTAAGGCCAGCATCAGGCGGAAAGAAAAAAACACCAGCGGCACGTACGGCCGATCCTCTGGCGGCACTTCTTTGAGGCCGGGAACTTCGCCATCCAGCGAATGCGTGAGAATCAGACTGCCCGCGTACGGAATCGGCAGTTCGAAGTAATTGTCGGCGACTTTCTGATCGGGCCACGCGAACACTAAGAATGGCGCGCTTCTGTGCGTTTCCCAGTGCCCTTCCATGGCGGCGATTTTCATCGGCTGATGTTCGAAGGTGTTGAGTCCGTGCAGATCGCCGATAAGTACCTGCACGGGTGCCAGTAGTGCCGCGGTCAGCACTGCCGCCTTGAAGGTGCGGGTGGCGAACTCGTGGTCGCGGTTGCCGAGCTGATACCAGGCGGCGATACCGGCTACCACAAACGTGGTCGTGAGATACGAGGCGTTCAACATGTGCGCCCAGCGATAGGGGAATGACGGATTAAACACCGCATCCCACCAGGACGTCACGAAGAACTGGCCGTCCTCGAAACGAAATCCGTCAGGCGTGTGCATCCAGGAATTCGCCGACAAAATCCAGAACGCGGACAGGAACGTGCCCAGCCCCACCATCACGGTCGCAAAATAATGAAACTTGGGCCCGACCCGATTCCAGCCGAAGAGCATAATCCCCAAAAAGCCCGCTTCGAGGAAAAACGCGGTGAGCACCTCGTAGCTCATGATGGGCCCGAGCACGTTGCCGGTGATGCGTGAGAACTCGCCCCAGTTCAGACCGATCTCGTACGACAGCACGACGCCTGAGACCACGCCCGTGCCGAAGCTGAGTGCGAAGATTTTCGACCAGAACTTGGCGCTGTCCATAAAGAACCCATCGCGCGTGCGCAGCCACTGGCCTTCCAGATACACCAGGAACAGCGCCAGCCCCATGGTGAAAGTGGGGAACAGAATGTGGAAGGCGATGGTGAAGGCGAACTGCGCGCGCGACAGGAGGAGCGGATCGAATTCCATCGTAAATACCCGAACTAGCGTAAATGTGCGTAGGAACGCTACTTGTACTGCATCAGCACTATGCCAATCACCATTAGCACCGCGCCGGCAACGCGCCACGGGTGCAAGGGGATCTGGGGCACGCCCAGCAGTCCGAAGGTATCCAGCAGCAGCGCGCCGACCAGTTGCCCGATGATCACGGCCGCGAACGCAATTGCGGTGCCGATTTTCGGCAATGCCACCACGGCGGCCGTCACCCACGTCGCGCCAAGAATGCCGCCGGTCCATGCCCACCAAGGCGCGGTCCCGATAGTGGACAAGTTTCCACGTCCGAAAATCCCCGACATCGCCAGCGCCGCCAGGATCACGCCGCCCACCACGAAGTTGATCAGCGCGCTCAACACCGGTGACTGTACGGTCTCGCTCATGCGGGCGTTCGTCGCGGCCTGCACCGCAAGCCCGATGCCTGATGCGCCGATCAATGCAATGACCAGGTATTGCACGACTAAAGTCCTTAAAAATTACGCTTGCGTGAGCCAGTACAGAACGCAGTAAATTGAAGGGATAATGCCACAGAGTGATTTCCGGCGCTGGACAAATACCGTTGATCCGTTAATAGTAAGTGGCGTGTGTGTCATGTCCGCGGGGCCGCATGCCAACAGCCAGAGATCCGGAACGAGCTTCCCACCCGATTCAAGTGGTGGCACGCCGCACCGGTCTGAGTACTTATGTATTGCGCGCATGGGAGCACCGTTATAATGCGGTCGCGCCCGCGCGCTCGGCGTCCGGCCGGCGACTGTATTCGGACGCCGACGTCGAACGCCTGACCTTGCTGCAATCCGCGACGCGTGCTGGACGCCGCATCGGCGAGGTTGCCAGCCTCGCGCGCGAGGACTTAGTCGAGATGTGTCTCGCCGACAGTTTCTTCAGGGCCTCGGCGCCCGCCATACCGATCGTGGATTCCGCCCCCCCAGAGGTCGATCAGCACCTGCGAACCTGCCTGGAGGCAATCCGCCAGATGAACCCGTTCGCGCTGGAAGCCGCGCTATACAACGCGTCGGTGGCGGTCAGTGTGCAGGCTCTGCTGGAAAACGTCATGTGTCCGCTGCTGCACGCCATCGGTCACGAGTGCCGTCACGGTGATATGCGGATTAGCGAAGAACACATGGCCAGCGCCATTATAAGATCGTTCTTAGGGACGCTGAAGCTCAACGGGCGCGTGCCGCGTCACTCCGAGCTGACTGTAGTGGTGACCACACCCGCCGGACAGCGCCACGAACTGGGCGCCCTCATGGCTGCGGTCACCGCGGCCAACGAAGGCTGGAATGCGATCTATCTGGGCGCGGACCTGCCGGCCGACGAAATCGCCGCGGCGGCCTTTCGCACCGGCGCACGAGCAGTCGCCGTCAGCATCACTTATCCGGATAGTGACCCGCAGCTGGTGTCAGAATTGCGGCGCCTGCGCCGGCAGATTGGTTTCGCGGTGGTGCTACTGGTGGGCGGCGGCGGCGCAAGTACTTACCGGAGGCTGTTCGAGGAGATAGGCGCGTTGCGGCTGGAAAACCTGATCGCACTGCGAGACGCGCTCGGCAAGCTGAGCGCATCAACCTGAATTAAGCCGTGTCACGTCCGTGTTCAAGCGCACTCGAAGTGCTGGCGTCGCGCTTGCCAAACCATGACCCTTGCACCACACTTGGGTTGGCAATTCGTCCCATCGCGGCCGCAACCGTAAGTTGTTGACCCGCCGATAATCAGCGGCTCGCCCAGGCCTTATCCGACTGTGTGCCGGACGACGCATCACCCCCGCAAGTATTGCCGAAACTTCCCGCGACCTTTGTAAATTCGATGTTACCGACCGATTTTTCAACGTTTCCACCGGTGGTTAAGTTTCTGTTGATCGCCAATGGCGTCGTGTTTCTGGCCCAGCAGTTCATGTTTAACGATCTGGTGACCTGGTTCGCGCTTTGGCCGATGGGTACGCCGGACTTCACCTTTACGCCGGATGGCTTCGCACAGATTCCGGGCTTCCTGCCCTGGCAGCTGATCACCTACGGATTTCTTCATGGCGGCGTGGTGCATCTGATTTTCAATATGTTCGCGTTATGGATGTTTGGCATGCAGGTGGAGAACGCCTGGGGATCGCGCACGTTCGCGGTTTATTATCTGGTCTGCGTGATCGGCGCTGCAACGATCCAGCTCATTGTCGCCTCCAGCGCGGCCAGCGCCGGCGAGATTTATCCCACCCTGGGCGCGTCCGGCGGCGTCTTCGGCATTCTGCTGGCCTTCGGCATGATGTTTCCCGAACAGCGGCTGATCCTGCTGTTCCCCCCTATTCCGATCAAGGCGAAGTGGCTGGTCGTCGGCTACGGCGCAATAGAACTCTGGGCCGGTGTGACCGGCACCACCGCCGGCGTGGCGCACTTTGCGCACCTGGGCGGCATGCTATTCGGATTTGTGCTCATTCAGTACTGGCGCGGCAAACTGCCGCTACAGCCAAGGCATCAGATGCGATGGTAAGGCGTACACCCGATGAGAGCGGACGCGGAATTGACCTTGGCAACGCGGCCGGCCTAAA includes:
- a CDS encoding DMT family transporter, with the protein product MQYLVIALIGASGIGLAVQAATNARMSETVQSPVLSALINFVVGGVILAALAMSGIFGRGNLSTIGTAPWWAWTGGILGATWVTAAVVALPKIGTAIAFAAVIIGQLVGALLLDTFGLLGVPQIPLHPWRVAGAVLMVIGIVLMQYK
- a CDS encoding rhomboid family intramembrane serine protease; amino-acid sequence: MLPTDFSTFPPVVKFLLIANGVVFLAQQFMFNDLVTWFALWPMGTPDFTFTPDGFAQIPGFLPWQLITYGFLHGGVVHLIFNMFALWMFGMQVENAWGSRTFAVYYLVCVIGAATIQLIVASSAASAGEIYPTLGASGGVFGILLAFGMMFPEQRLILLFPPIPIKAKWLVVGYGAIELWAGVTGTTAGVAHFAHLGGMLFGFVLIQYWRGKLPLQPRHQMRW
- a CDS encoding cytochrome ubiquinol oxidase subunit I; translated protein: MEFDPLLLSRAQFAFTIAFHILFPTFTMGLALFLVYLEGQWLRTRDGFFMDSAKFWSKIFALSFGTGVVSGVVLSYEIGLNWGEFSRITGNVLGPIMSYEVLTAFFLEAGFLGIMLFGWNRVGPKFHYFATVMVGLGTFLSAFWILSANSWMHTPDGFRFEDGQFFVTSWWDAVFNPSFPYRWAHMLNASYLTTTFVVAGIAAWYQLGNRDHEFATRTFKAAVLTAALLAPVQVLIGDLHGLNTFEHQPMKIAAMEGHWETHRSAPFLVFAWPDQKVADNYFELPIPYAGSLILTHSLDGEVPGLKEVPPEDRPYVPLVFFSFRLMLALGGLMLALSWYGAYRVLRRRGEFSRAYLRMMMWASPIGFIAVLAGWLTTETGRQPWTVQGLLRTSDAVSNNITGGEVAFSLMVFIGVYTALFGAFLWFLLFMIRRGPKGTMPDAGSARAATTAPAFYG
- the cydB gene encoding cytochrome d ubiquinol oxidase subunit II, whose translation is MDLPLIWAGIIAFGITMYVLLDGFSLGIGILFPFVRDDAERDLMMGSVSPVWDGNQTWLVLGGTALFAAFPTAFALLLPVLYLPLIVMLIALVFRGVAFEFRFKAERGDKWRKIWDWSFIAGSITAAFCQGIVLGAYVLGFDIEGREYVGGGIAWLSPFSLVTGIAVVCGYSLLGSCWLLVKTEGALQKHARGVASRLLFVMLGFIVLISIWTPLAEPEIAARWFSWPNLLWLSPVPVLTGIAAFALYGALRQDHEWRPFLLCVGLYVLTLFGLAVSLWPYIVPRTLTIWEVAAPPESQLFILVGTAIIVPVILIYTAHAYYVFRGKVSEEDMYH
- a CDS encoding cobalamin B12-binding domain-containing protein, translated to MARRTGLSTYVLRAWEHRYNAVAPARSASGRRLYSDADVERLTLLQSATRAGRRIGEVASLAREDLVEMCLADSFFRASAPAIPIVDSAPPEVDQHLRTCLEAIRQMNPFALEAALYNASVAVSVQALLENVMCPLLHAIGHECRHGDMRISEEHMASAIIRSFLGTLKLNGRVPRHSELTVVVTTPAGQRHELGALMAAVTAANEGWNAIYLGADLPADEIAAAAFRTGARAVAVSITYPDSDPQLVSELRRLRRQIGFAVVLLVGGGGASTYRRLFEEIGALRLENLIALRDALGKLSAST